CAAGACCCATTTCCGAACACATTGAAAAAGAGGCTCCATAGTCAGACTTCCTCAGCTTAATCCTTGGAGTAGAGAGCCCAGTCccgattataaaaaaaaataaggaggGCTGCACAGATCCAGAAACCTGTTTAGGATCACTATATACAGGCCAACTCAACGTATTCCCCGAAGCAAAGAGCCTTCAGAGCCAAGTTCCATTTCTGAGCATATGGAAGAGGATTGCAGAGACCAGATCCAGAAACCAGCTTAGGATCACCAAACAAGAGGCTTCCTCAACTTTGTCCCCGGTGCAGAGAGTATTCTGAGTCCAGTCCCAGAATAACACTGGTGTGACTGCACAGATCCAGAGACTGGCTTAGGGTCACCCTATGCAGGCCTCCTCCAGTGCAAACATTGAACACTGTCCAGGTGTGCCACTGTGGAGAATATAGGACTGTCACAGATAAATCACCATATTTCGGAGGAATTTGGAAGTTCTGCACTCATCTGGCTGGAGAGAAATTTAAGATATCTGGTTGAAAActgttaggttgggttcacactgatgcgaattggatgcaggtttccccgcatccaatttgcatgacaggagactgtgaccggctctcaccaCGGAGCACATTGCACAAGGATCCTGTGTGTCTTTGGATCAGTTTCAggcccgaattcaggcaaaaatttgggcccgaTTAGTCCCTGAAAcagagatgcaccggacccctgctgtgagccgcgtctgcacacagtgtgaacccagcctctgcAGCTACCCAACTGTAGAAAAATTCCAAGTTTTGATCCAGCAGAGCTGGAGAGATAATGTCCAATCTCCTGAAGACACCAAGTTAAAACTGAAGATTCAAAGCAGGGGTGGAATTATATAGTCTGGAAGTTGGCCCCTTCTTAGTTTGCAGCCTGGTAGCCaattctcctgtaggtggcagtataacccaattcTTTAGAATAGAAGAGCCTTCTCCTTCTATGAATGATGTTCCGACTGCAGTTATAGTCAGCGATTACTACATATCTTATGTCTGAATGTTATTTTGAATCTATGCCATGTAAATGAAGCTTTTCTAACCCATCAATTGCTTTTATTTTTAAACCATTGCATGAGCATTGTAGTCAGTCATTTCACTTGAATTCCTTTTAAGTAGTAAATAGAAAAGGGAATAGACTGTTTTATTAATGCACATGAActgttatactttttttgtaaTCCAACAAGAGAAAGCAACAAGACAACTCTGGAGACATTTGTATTCTGTTGGGTCTTCAAGTATTTTTTTTGTGGCTGTGCTTTACTGTTTTGTTGACCATCGCTCTTTTTTTTAGTTAAGGAGGTGAGAACACAAATTTAAATTTCAGGACATACAACGAAGAGGAGGACAAAATTACAAAAACTGGACAAGGAAGAGAAAGATAAAGACAATGAAAGAAAGGGATAAAGAGAGTCAAGAAGAATGAGAGGGATACAAAGAGAGGGAACAAGAAAGAGAAACAAAGAGCGATATagtcacttgacctctggaagatttacagcccccccccccgcatgtaCATAAATGAAACTTAtgtcatttaactgacaattgcgcgggtatGCAACTCCGTACATAAATGAAACTTATGTCATTTTTatccccacagagctttcttttgatggtgtttgatcaccaatgtaagggacattcttctcactgatgaccaatgtaaggaacattcttctcactgatcaccaatgtaaggaacattcttctcactgaccaccaatgtaaggaacattcttctcactgatcaccaatgtaaggaacattcttcccactgatcaccaatgtaaggaacattcttctcactggtcaccaatgtaaggaacattcttctcactgatcaccaatgtaaggaacattcttctcactgatcaccaatgtaaggaacattcttctcactgatcaccaatgtaaggaacattcttctcactgatcaccaatgtaaggaacattcttctcactgaccaccaatgtaaggaacattcttctcactgatcaccaatgtaaggaacattcttctcactgaccaccaatgtaaggaacattcttctcactgatcaccaatgtaaggaacattcttctcactgatcaccaatgtaaggaacattcttctcactgatcaccaatgtaaggaacattcttctcactgatcaccaatgtaagggacattcttctcactgatcaccaatgtaaggaacattcttctcactgatcaccaatgtaaggaacattcttctcactgatcaccaatgtaaggaacattcttctcactgatcaccaatgtaaggaacattcttctcactgatcaccaatgtaaggaacattcttctcactgatcaccaatgtaaggaacattcttctcactgatcaccaatgtaaggaacattcttctcactgatcaccaatgtaaggaacattcttctcactctTTCCTACAAATAGTAGGATGGAGATGTACCAGTTCTAGTCACCAATGTACTGATGTTCCTCTCTCTCCTGCAGATAGTTGGATGGAGATGTACCAGTTCTAGGAGCCTTCTTACATCATCATTGTACTGACATTCCTCTCTCTCCTGCAGATACTGTAATAAAGATGGAGAAGTACCAGCTCTGGTCGTGGACTCCGCTGGATGAAAGCTTACAACGGCTTAGACGAGCTACACCAAAGCATACCATAGCTCGGTGAATGTCTCAGATAGAGAAGAGTTCAAATTGTCCCGACTCCTAGGCAGAAAGGCTTCCAGGACACCCACTGACCTTTAACCTGGCAGCCCACATCAAAAACAGAGAGAAGACATGGTGTCCAAGGCCAATATCTCTGTGAGGACTGGACGTGGTGTTTCATCACATGATTACGGCGCAGCCACCGAAATGGAGCGGAACCTTCCATGTGTCAGAGAAGTCAGCGTTCAGCAGGGTAGTCAGTAGGCTGTACCTGGAGCCGCCAGAGCAGGGCGCTGTAGATACGCAGCTGGCCATTAAGATATGCAGCCAGTTACTGTATGCCATTCTTCTGCTGTACACCACCTACAAAGTGTGTTTACTCTACAACATGCAAAGATCGACCCTGCCAGGAATGACGAATCTTCCATAAGATAACTGATGAATGTTCATTTCCTCTTCCCTGATAGATTCCTATAATAACAGAGCTGTGTATGTGCAAATCATGATCTGTTGCCATGAGACCATGTGATCTAGTGACAAACAAATGACAGCCGCGAGCCGACTGGTTTCTTAGGACAGTTCTTCTTTCAGGCCTGCTGATAATTGAGGACTACAGTTGGAAAGGCAGATTGCCCCATAAAACATTGAATTCACAGATCAATAACTTTATTGTCCTCCATCcattacaatacacataaaaaagaCACGTGACACATACATTTATAGTGGCGGCAATGTGTGACAGACACAAAAACAGGGGTGGATCCCCCTTACAGAACAGAACTGTGTGGCTTTCACATCATAAGGACACGTCCAACCATATTTCTAtcccagcaaccaatcagcttctccctTTCCTCTTGCCAAGGCAGATTGTAACACTaaaggtgggcactgacaggctactGGGAGGAAAGTGCAGTTGGTTCTCCAGTAGGACATCCCATACCCGAGGCTTTCATTGCAAAAGCTTTAAAGTGCCAGCAGTTAGTCTCTGATTGGCCGCTGTAAGGAAGGCTGGCCCTGCGGCGACAACATGCAGTCTATTAGATGCTCCGGAAATATCCTTATTATTTTTCTTCTCCGCAGACGAGACAATTCCTGTGTGCGGTGTAGACAAAAATAGATCAACTAGAATGGTAAAGACGACCATTAGtctgactcctcctcttcctcctcctcgctctcctcctGCAGACAAAGACACAATCGGCAGTTGTTCCCAGGATGGTCTTACTGCAGTCCCCAAATAACCCCAAACTCAAAGTGTAAACTTTCAACCCCTGTCTGACAGTCAGATACTGTTTGCATGATATGTTACATAAGGATTCTTACAAGCCACATCCCAATACTCCTCCACTATGACACTCATACACACCAACTCTGCACATGCCTCCCCTGGGGTCCTACATACAGGCCACCAACCTGTTCTCCTCCACCTATGATGTATCATACACAATGTTTTTGTTTATGCCTCTGCTGTGACACTTTATTAACACACCTTTTCTATACCCTTTCACTATAATGCTTCATAAACACTGCTTCACCCTTCCCTCTAATAAGCATGGAGTCTGCCAAGTTCCCCATCCTCCCAAACAAGCATGGAGCCTGCAGATAAATCCCACCGACCATGGAGTCTACAAATTACCTCCCTTCCTCTAACAAGCACGCAGTCTGCAGACACCTTCTTCCTAAAAATCGCAGAGACTACAAGCATGGAGTCTGCAGACCCCCTCCATGCCAACAAGCATGGAGTCTGCAGACCCCCTCCATGCCAACATGCATTGAGTCTGTAGACCCCCTCCATGCCAACAAGCATGGAGTCTGCTGACCCCCTCCATGCCAACATGCATAGAGTCTGCAAACCCCCTCCATGCCAACAAGCATGGAGTCTGCAAACCCCCTCCATGCCAACAAGCATGGAGTCTGCAAACCCCCTCCATGCCAACAAGCATGGAGTCTGCAAACCCCTTCCATGCCAACAAGCAtggagtctgcagacccccctccatgccAACAAGCATGACGTCTGCAGACCCCCTCCATGCCAACATGCATTGAGTCTGTAGACCCCCTCCATGCCAACATGCATCGAATCTGTAGACCCCCTCCATGCCAACAAGCATGGAGTCTGCAGACCCCCTCCATGCCAACAAGCATGGAGTCTGCAGACCCCCTCCATGCCAACAAGCATGGAGTCTGCAGACTTTTTCCTTGCCAACAAACATGGAGTCTGCAGACCCACTCCTTCCTAACAAGCATGGAGTCTGCAGACCTACACCCCCCTAAAAAGCATGGAGTCTGATGACCCTCTTCCCCCATAACAGCCaaacacaaagagagagagagatttactaTGCTGTGCATGggagcaaatcagcttctaactccagcttgttcacttaagctttgacaataaaacctggaagctgattggtttctatgcagagttgcaccagatttggcacgctacagttttagtaaatcccctccaaaGTCTTCAAACCTCCGCTTCCCCATTTTCACGCACACCCCTTACCTCTTCAGCCTCCTGTTCCTCTGCAGGAAGCTGTgattcttgctcctcctcctccgtttcGCTTTCCTGTGCAGCTTGTGATAAGATCTCTTCACCCTAAAATACAGAGAAGCCCCATGGGTAGTGAATAACAGATAAGTGAGGGGTGGCCGGTGCTGATTGCAGTATCTCCCAGCTCTCACCTGGAGGTCTCGGTTCTTCAGGTTCCCCAGCCAGAAGGCCTCTTGGCAATTGTTCAGCGTCAGCATGGCCTTCACTCTGTACACAAACATCTCCAAGGTCTTCTTTAAGAGAGGGACGTGTGTGGTGAGCCCAGCATCCTGATGGATCTGTGGAGGAGAAATAAAGTCCAGCTAGGACAGCAGACCATGGAGGATTTGGCCACTGTGGGGACCTGATGGTACAGAGCTGTACCTAGCAGAATGAcaaaggagggaagaagagacaGAACAGGTACCTTAGAGTGACCGCACATGTGGTGAAGCTGCCGGGTACACAGCTGCAAGATTTTCAGCAGGTTTTGCACATCGTCCTGCAAGATACAATAATAGAATACTGGGGTGGcttaaaacttttttctgtttgccagtgtcccaaccACCTATAGGCAGCAGTAAAGCCCACTCCAAtacaattcctgtgtccctcaatggatgaagAAAAGTAAGCAGTTTGGGGACAACAAGAGTCACTACTACACACAATCAGAGAACTTACAGAAAATAGCTGAGGCAGGAGAAAGGCGGGAGCAAACAGATGAATTATCGGTTAGACATAAAACAGACAGGAGCGTACAGATCGTTTATGGGTGAGGCCTAAAAAAAGGAGGGAGCACACAGATGGGTGAGACCTGAGAATGGAGGGAGCACACAGATGGGTTATGGATGAGACATGAGAATGGAGGGAGCACACAGATGGGTTATGGATGAGACATGAGAATGGAGGGAGCACACAGATGGGTTATGGATGAGACATGAGAATGGAGGGAGCACACAGATGGGTTATGGGTGAGACCTGAAAATGGAGGAAGCACACAGATGGGTTATGGGTGAGACCTGAAAATGGAGGGAGCACACAGATGGGTTATGGATGAGACATGAGAATGGAGGGAGCACACAGATGGGTTATGGGTGAGACCTGAAAATGGAGGGAGCACACAGATGGGTTATGGATGAGACATGAGAATGGAGGGAGCACACAGATGGATTATGGGTGAGACCTGAGAATGGAGGGAGCACAATATAAACAAAGAAGGAATTTTCTCCTGCACTCGTGAAGGCGTTGTTGATATAAAATGGTAGTACTTTCAAAAGGAAAAGATAAATTAAAAGATGATCATGCGAgtcccgctgcctaaactgaccaggggtggtccgaagtAAGCCAAATGTAAGATagagatggaaggcgcgtgatctgaTGCATTGTTCATAAAAAAAGGGGGATGAATCCATACAAAAAGTATCTAAGTGTCCATAAAACCAGGTTACAAGTATACACATTAAATTAAGAAAAtagacatgcccatgcaagggcaagtgctggacgcgtttcgaggaaaaccctcttcatcagagccttgtagAACGACAAGAAAGGTTTGTATAGTATTGTGGATCAACATACAGGGGAGTGGCTAGTTGGAGAGGAGTGTCACATTGTAAGTGATGAGTTCTCCTACGCTCTAAGTTtgtccacatcccagcgctctatATGTCATAGAGAGATGTGATTCATATGTTCCTTATGGCAATTCAATGTGTATCTGTCAGTTGTGCCTGCCTCCAGGTTTACAAGAAGGATGCAGCCTGCATGCATCTGTTTGAGAACAGGAGGCAGTTGCTTCTGTAAGGGTTCTAGGTAGCTCCAATCAGAAAGTAGTCTTGTGTTGCAATGAGGATATCAGCTATAAATCACATCTCTCTATGACATatagagcgctgggatgtggacGCGTACGAGAACTCATCACTTACAATGTGACActcctcccaactagccactcccCTGTATGTTGATCCACAATACTATACAGACCTCTCTTGTCGTTCtgcaaggctctgatgaagagggttttcctcgaaacgtgtcagccaaattctagcacttgcccttgcatgggcatgtctaTTTTCTTAATTTAATGTGTATACTTGTAACCTGGTTTTATGGACACGTAGATACTTTTTGTATGGATTCACCCCCCTTTTTTATGAATAAACTGTAACATCTTGATCAATGGAGGGAGCACACAGATGGATTATGGGTGAGATAAGAGAATGGAGGGAGCACACAGATGGATTATGGATATTTTCTAACAATGTAGATGGATGGTGTGCTGTCATCTATCTCACCTTGTGCTTCTTGAAGCTGCAGTCCAGGAGAGGCATGCCCACTTTAAGGAATGTCTCCAAAAAGAGGCGGCCATACTGCAGACAAAACAGAGGTGAAGAAGGCCGTCATAACACATTTTTTTAGTacaaaaggaagaagaaaggatGAGCGATCCGACTTACCTTTAGACAAATGCTTAACATTGGCCTGGTGTCAAATATCTACAAAAGACAACAGTGACAGGAGATGGATGAGTGGTAGGGACACGCGGCAATACAGATGATTGGTGGGGACACATGGCTGTACAGTGTTTGTGTTACACACAGTATATACGTGTAACCCTCTTGTCTCCATGCGACATACATGAAACATGCAGGCCTGGTCTCTGTGTCACATACACATAATGTCCAAAGCCCCTCTATGTGACATACGCTGTACATATAACCCCTGGGCCTTTTTTGTGTGTTGCGCGTGTAACCCCTGGGCCTGATC
This portion of the Aquarana catesbeiana isolate 2022-GZ linkage group LG07, ASM4218655v1, whole genome shotgun sequence genome encodes:
- the FANCD2OS gene encoding LOW QUALITY PROTEIN: FANCD2 opposite strand protein (The sequence of the model RefSeq protein was modified relative to this genomic sequence to represent the inferred CDS: substituted 3 bases at 3 genomic stop codons), giving the protein MEKYQLWSWTPLDESLQRLRRATPKHTIARXMSQIEKSSNCPDSXAERLPGHPLTFNLAAHIKNREKTWCPRPISLXGLDVVFHHMITAQPPKWSGTFHVSEKSAFSRVVSRLYLEPPEQGAVDTQLAIKICSQLLYAILLLYTTYKVCLLYNMQRSTLPGMTNLP